In one Streptomyces venezuelae genomic region, the following are encoded:
- a CDS encoding XdhC family protein, translating to MLDIADELNRWVEQGRDFAVATVVAVGGSAPRQPGAALAVDSDGTAIGSVSGGCVEGAVYELCRQSLEDGETVLERFGYSDDDAFAVGLTCGGIIDILVTPVRAGSASRPVFAAALAAASAGEAAAVARVTSGPAELLGRALLVRTTDGAGAYEGGLGGHPELDRTVAGEARALLDAGRTATVEIGADGSRCGSPLEVLVESSVPPPRMIVFGAIDFASALVRMGKFLGYHVTVCDARPVFATPTRFPDADEIVVEWPHRYLERTEVDGRTVLCVLTHDAKFDVPLLELALRLPVAYVGAMGSRRTHEDRNKRLREVGVTELDLARLRSPIGLDLGARTPEETALSIAAEIVANRRGGSGVSLTGAHTPIHHDGSRELSGRIGSVA from the coding sequence ATGCTGGACATCGCCGACGAGCTGAACCGGTGGGTCGAGCAGGGACGTGACTTCGCCGTCGCCACCGTGGTGGCGGTCGGCGGGAGCGCGCCCCGGCAGCCCGGTGCCGCGCTCGCCGTCGACAGCGACGGCACGGCGATCGGCTCGGTCTCCGGCGGATGTGTGGAGGGCGCTGTCTACGAACTGTGCCGACAGTCCCTGGAGGACGGCGAGACCGTCCTCGAACGGTTCGGCTACAGCGACGACGATGCCTTTGCCGTGGGCCTGACCTGCGGCGGCATCATCGACATCCTCGTGACCCCGGTCCGTGCCGGCTCCGCGTCCAGGCCGGTGTTCGCCGCTGCCCTGGCCGCTGCCTCCGCGGGGGAGGCGGCCGCCGTCGCCCGGGTCACGTCCGGGCCCGCCGAGCTCCTCGGCCGTGCCCTCCTCGTCCGTACGACGGACGGGGCGGGTGCGTACGAGGGCGGCCTCGGCGGACACCCCGAGCTGGACCGCACGGTGGCGGGGGAGGCCCGCGCCCTGCTCGACGCGGGGCGCACCGCGACCGTGGAGATCGGCGCGGACGGCTCGCGGTGCGGATCGCCGCTGGAGGTCCTCGTCGAGTCCAGCGTCCCGCCGCCCCGCATGATCGTGTTCGGCGCCATCGACTTCGCCTCCGCACTGGTCCGCATGGGCAAGTTCCTCGGCTACCACGTCACCGTGTGCGACGCCCGGCCCGTGTTCGCCACCCCCACCCGCTTCCCCGACGCCGACGAGATCGTCGTCGAATGGCCGCACCGCTACCTGGAGCGCACGGAGGTCGACGGCCGCACCGTGCTCTGCGTCCTCACCCACGACGCCAAGTTCGACGTACCGCTCCTGGAGCTGGCGCTGCGGCTCCCCGTCGCCTACGTCGGGGCGATGGGCTCGCGCCGCACGCACGAGGACCGCAACAAGCGCCTGCGCGAAGTCGGCGTCACCGAGCTGGACCTCGCGCGCCTGCGCTCGCCCATCGGCCTCGACCTGGGCGCCCGTACGCCCGAGGAGACCGCCCTGTCGATCGCCGCGGAGATCGTCGCCAACCGCAGGGGCGGCAGCGGAGTCTCCCTCACCGGGGCGCACACCCCCATC
- a CDS encoding NCS2 family permease produces the protein MTQSSVEPKTTAEDAGPGSRVPAGRSWLDRYFHISRRGSTVAREVRGGITTFMAMAYIVLLNPLILSGKDAAGDTMGQKALITATALAAAVTTLLMGFVGKVPLALAAGLSVSGVISSQVAPEMTWPQAMGMCVMYGVVIMLLVVTGLREMIMNAIPLALKHGITMGIGLFIAIIGLVKGGFVHPGKATPLSLGPAGELSGWPVLLFAGTLLLIFMLQARNTPGAILIGIVTGTVIAVVLNALDVIDPKQWANGAPELHGSAISSPDFSLIGEVEFGGWGEVGAMTVGMIVFTLVLAGFFDAMATIIGVGTEANLADEKGRMPGLSKALFIDGAGGAIGGVAGGSGQTVFVESATGVGEGARTGLASVVTGLFFAGCLFFTPLTAIVPQEVASAALVVIGAMMMMNARHVDWADRATAIPVFLTVVLMPFTYTITTGVAAGVISWVAIKIAQGKAREIGAFMWGLTVIFIVYFALNPIEGWLGVH, from the coding sequence ATGACCCAGTCGTCAGTGGAGCCCAAGACCACCGCAGAGGACGCGGGCCCCGGCTCGCGCGTCCCGGCCGGCAGGTCTTGGCTCGATCGGTACTTTCACATATCCCGGCGGGGATCCACGGTCGCGCGCGAGGTGCGCGGCGGTATCACCACCTTCATGGCGATGGCGTACATCGTCCTGCTCAACCCCCTGATCCTGTCCGGCAAGGACGCGGCGGGGGACACCATGGGCCAGAAGGCCCTGATCACCGCGACGGCGCTCGCCGCGGCGGTCACCACGCTCCTCATGGGCTTCGTCGGCAAGGTGCCGCTGGCCCTCGCCGCCGGACTCTCCGTGTCCGGTGTGATCTCCTCGCAGGTCGCGCCCGAGATGACCTGGCCGCAGGCCATGGGCATGTGCGTGATGTACGGCGTGGTGATCATGCTTCTGGTGGTCACCGGGCTCCGCGAAATGATCATGAACGCGATCCCGCTCGCCCTCAAGCACGGCATCACCATGGGCATCGGCCTGTTCATCGCCATCATCGGCCTGGTCAAGGGCGGCTTCGTGCACCCGGGCAAGGCCACCCCGCTCTCGCTCGGCCCCGCCGGTGAACTCTCCGGCTGGCCCGTCCTGCTCTTCGCGGGCACCCTGCTCCTCATCTTCATGCTGCAGGCGCGCAACACCCCCGGCGCGATCCTGATCGGCATCGTCACCGGCACCGTGATCGCCGTGGTGCTCAACGCGCTCGACGTCATCGACCCCAAGCAGTGGGCGAACGGCGCCCCCGAACTGCACGGCAGCGCGATCTCGTCGCCCGACTTCTCGCTCATCGGCGAGGTCGAGTTCGGCGGCTGGGGCGAGGTCGGGGCCATGACGGTCGGCATGATCGTCTTCACCCTGGTGCTCGCCGGGTTCTTCGACGCGATGGCCACCATCATCGGCGTCGGCACCGAGGCCAACCTCGCCGACGAGAAGGGCCGTATGCCGGGCCTCTCCAAGGCGCTGTTCATCGACGGCGCGGGCGGCGCCATCGGCGGCGTGGCGGGCGGCTCCGGCCAGACCGTCTTCGTCGAGTCCGCCACCGGAGTCGGCGAGGGTGCCCGCACGGGTCTCGCCTCGGTCGTCACCGGTCTGTTCTTCGCCGGTTGCCTCTTCTTCACGCCGCTCACCGCGATCGTGCCGCAGGAGGTCGCCTCCGCCGCGCTCGTCGTCATCGGAGCGATGATGATGATGAACGCACGGCACGTCGACTGGGCCGACCGCGCCACCGCCATCCCGGTCTTCCTGACCGTGGTGCTCATGCCCTTCACGTACACCATCACCACCGGTGTCGCGGCGGGCGTCATCTCCTGGGTCGCCATCAAGATCGCGCAGGGCAAGGCGCGCGAGATCGGCGCCTTCATGTGGGGCCTGACGGTGATCTTCATCGTCTACTTCGCCCTCAACCCCATCGAAGGATGGCTGGGCGTCCACTGA
- a CDS encoding xanthine dehydrogenase family protein molybdopterin-binding subunit, whose protein sequence is MAGTTTGIPANVTQGSQTKGGVGESMLRPDGTLKVTGEFAYSSDMWHEEMLWGQILRSTVAHAEIVSIDISEAVALSGVYAVLTADDLPAAKNYGMEYQDTPVLAYGKVRHHGEPVALVAADHPETARRAAAKIKVEYKELPVITDEASATAPDAVLVHEDRGDHHAGHVPHPNIVHRQPIIRGNADEAAKKADVIVKGEYTFGMQDQAFLGPESGLAVPSEDGGVDLYVATQWLHSDLKQIAPCLGLPEEKVRMTMAGIGGAFGGREDISMQILASVLALRTGKPVKMVYNRYESFFGHVHRHPAKLYYEHGATKDGKITHMKCKIVLDGGAYMSSTPSVVGNASSLSVGPYVIDDVEIEAIGLYTNNPPCGAMRGFGAVQACFAYEAQMDKVAAKLGMDPVAFRQKNAMEQGTIMPTGQPVDSPAPVAELLRRVKARPLPPVRQWESSEGADVRALPGGLSNTTHGEGVVRGVGYAVGIKNVGFSEGFDDYSTAKIRVEVINGEAVATVHTAAAEVGQGGVTIHAQIARTELGVQQVTIAPADTQVGSAGSTSAGRQTYMTGGAIKNSCEIVREKVLEIGRRKFGSYHPAWANAELLLEGGKVVTDGGEVLTTLVEVLEDEAVEVEEEFRHRPTEAFDLRTGQGNGHVQYAFAAHRAVVEVDTELGLVKVIELACAQDVGKAVNPLSVIGQIQGGTTQGLGVAVMEEIIVDPKTAKVRNPSFTDYLLPTILDTPTIPVDYLELADPHAPYGVRGIGEAPTLSSTPAVLAAIRNATGLELNKTPVRPEHLTGT, encoded by the coding sequence ATGGCCGGCACCACCACAGGCATCCCCGCCAACGTCACCCAGGGCTCGCAGACGAAGGGCGGCGTCGGCGAGTCGATGCTGCGCCCCGACGGCACCCTGAAGGTCACCGGCGAGTTCGCGTACTCCTCGGACATGTGGCACGAGGAGATGCTCTGGGGCCAGATCCTGCGCTCCACCGTCGCCCACGCCGAGATCGTGTCGATCGACATCTCCGAGGCCGTCGCCCTGTCCGGCGTCTACGCCGTCCTGACGGCCGACGACCTGCCGGCGGCGAAGAACTACGGCATGGAGTACCAGGACACCCCCGTCCTCGCGTACGGCAAGGTCCGTCACCACGGTGAGCCGGTCGCCCTCGTGGCCGCCGACCACCCGGAGACCGCGCGCCGCGCCGCCGCCAAGATCAAGGTGGAGTACAAGGAGCTGCCGGTCATCACGGACGAGGCGTCCGCGACCGCGCCCGACGCCGTCCTGGTCCACGAGGACCGCGGCGACCACCACGCCGGTCACGTCCCGCACCCGAACATCGTGCACCGCCAGCCGATCATCCGCGGCAACGCCGACGAGGCCGCCAAGAAGGCCGACGTCATCGTCAAGGGCGAGTACACCTTCGGCATGCAGGACCAGGCGTTCCTCGGCCCGGAGTCCGGCCTCGCCGTGCCCTCCGAGGACGGCGGCGTCGACCTGTACGTGGCCACCCAGTGGCTGCACTCGGACCTCAAGCAGATCGCGCCCTGCCTCGGCCTGCCCGAGGAGAAGGTCCGCATGACGATGGCGGGCATCGGCGGCGCGTTCGGCGGCCGCGAGGACATCTCGATGCAGATCCTCGCCTCGGTCCTCGCGCTGCGCACCGGCAAGCCCGTCAAGATGGTCTACAACCGGTACGAGTCGTTCTTCGGCCACGTGCACCGCCACCCGGCGAAGCTCTACTACGAGCACGGCGCCACCAAGGACGGCAAGATCACGCACATGAAGTGCAAGATCGTCCTGGACGGCGGCGCCTACATGTCGTCGACCCCGTCGGTCGTCGGCAACGCCTCGTCCCTCTCGGTCGGCCCGTACGTCATCGACGACGTGGAGATCGAGGCCATCGGGCTCTACACCAACAACCCGCCCTGCGGCGCCATGCGCGGCTTCGGCGCGGTCCAGGCGTGCTTCGCCTACGAGGCCCAGATGGACAAGGTCGCCGCGAAGCTGGGCATGGACCCGGTCGCGTTCCGGCAGAAGAACGCGATGGAGCAGGGCACGATCATGCCGACCGGCCAGCCGGTCGACTCGCCCGCCCCCGTCGCCGAGCTGCTGCGCCGCGTCAAGGCCCGTCCGTTGCCGCCCGTGCGCCAGTGGGAGTCCAGCGAGGGCGCCGACGTCCGCGCGCTGCCCGGCGGTCTGTCGAACACCACGCACGGCGAGGGCGTCGTCCGCGGCGTCGGCTACGCGGTCGGCATCAAGAATGTCGGCTTCTCCGAGGGCTTCGACGACTACTCGACGGCGAAGATCCGCGTCGAGGTCATCAACGGCGAGGCCGTGGCCACCGTCCACACCGCCGCGGCCGAGGTCGGCCAGGGCGGCGTGACCATCCACGCGCAGATCGCCCGGACCGAGCTCGGCGTCCAGCAGGTCACCATCGCCCCCGCCGACACGCAGGTGGGCTCGGCCGGTTCGACCTCCGCGGGCCGCCAGACGTACATGACCGGCGGCGCCATCAAGAACTCCTGCGAGATCGTCCGCGAGAAGGTCCTGGAGATCGGCCGGCGCAAGTTCGGCTCGTACCACCCGGCGTGGGCCAACGCCGAACTCCTCCTGGAGGGCGGCAAGGTCGTCACCGACGGCGGCGAGGTCCTCACCACCCTCGTGGAGGTCCTCGAGGACGAGGCAGTGGAGGTGGAGGAGGAGTTCAGGCACCGCCCCACCGAGGCCTTCGACCTGCGGACGGGTCAGGGCAACGGCCACGTCCAGTACGCCTTCGCCGCGCACCGCGCGGTGGTCGAGGTCGACACCGAGCTCGGCCTCGTCAAGGTGATCGAGCTGGCCTGCGCCCAGGACGTCGGCAAGGCGGTCAACCCGCTCTCCGTCATCGGGCAGATCCAGGGCGGCACCACCCAGGGCCTCGGCGTCGCGGTGATGGAGGAGATCATCGTCGACCCGAAGACCGCGAAGGTGCGCAACCCCTCCTTCACGGACTACCTCCTCCCGACCATCCTCGACACGCCGACCATCCCGGTCGACTACCTCGAACTGGCCGACCCGCACGCGCCGTACGGCGTGCGCGGCATCGGTGAGGCCCCGACCCTGTCGTCCACTCCCGCGGTCCTCGCGGCCATCAGGAACGCGACGGGTCTCGAACTCAACAAGACGCCGGTGCGTCCCGAACACCTCACCGGCACCTGA
- a CDS encoding (2Fe-2S)-binding protein produces the protein MRVNFTVNGRQQEADDVWEGESLLYVLRERMGLPGSKNACEQGECGSCTVRLDGVPVCSCLVAAGQVEGREVTTVEGLADYAKHRESAHPGGGCASGACGTSLQDAQQWKAKGQDSQTGEGTELSPIQQAFIDAGAVQCGFCTPGLLVAADELLERNDTPSDADIREALSGNLCRCTGYEKILDAVRLAAARQGEVV, from the coding sequence ATGCGAGTGAACTTCACGGTCAACGGCCGTCAGCAGGAAGCCGACGACGTGTGGGAGGGCGAGTCCCTCCTGTACGTGCTGCGTGAGCGCATGGGGCTCCCGGGCTCCAAGAACGCCTGCGAGCAGGGCGAGTGCGGATCCTGCACCGTCCGTCTCGACGGGGTGCCGGTCTGTTCGTGTCTGGTCGCGGCCGGACAGGTGGAGGGCCGCGAGGTCACCACCGTCGAGGGCCTCGCCGACTACGCCAAGCACCGCGAGAGCGCCCACCCGGGCGGCGGCTGTGCTTCCGGTGCCTGCGGCACGTCCCTCCAGGACGCCCAGCAGTGGAAGGCCAAGGGGCAGGACTCGCAGACCGGTGAGGGCACCGAGCTCTCCCCGATCCAGCAGGCGTTCATCGACGCGGGCGCCGTCCAGTGCGGCTTCTGCACCCCCGGTCTGCTCGTCGCGGCCGACGAGCTCCTGGAGCGCAACGACACGCCGTCGGACGCGGACATCCGTGAGGCGCTCTCCGGCAACCTCTGCCGCTGCACCGGGTACGAGAAGATCCTCGACGCGGTCCGCCTCGCCGCGGCCCGCCAGGGAGAGGTGGTCTGA
- a CDS encoding FAD binding domain-containing protein — MDFLRPASWEEALAAKAEHPTAVPIAGGTDVMVEINFDHRRPEYLLDLNRVGDLREWEVGEETVRLGASVPYTQIMEELRTELPGLALASHTVASPQIRNRGGVGGNLGTASPAGDAHPALLAADCEVEVESVRGSRLIPIDEFYTGVKRNALAPDELIKTVHIKKADGPQQYSKVGTRNAMVIAVCAFGIALHPETRTVRTGIGSAAPTPIRAKAAEEFLNAALEEGGFWDSKKIITPSIAKQFAELASGAANPIDDVRGTANYRRHAVGIMARRTLGWTWESYRGEGRSTEGVA; from the coding sequence ATGGACTTCCTTCGCCCCGCCAGCTGGGAGGAGGCGCTCGCCGCCAAGGCCGAGCACCCCACGGCTGTGCCGATTGCGGGTGGCACCGACGTGATGGTCGAGATCAACTTCGACCACCGCCGTCCCGAGTACCTGCTTGACCTCAACCGCGTCGGCGACCTGCGCGAGTGGGAGGTGGGGGAGGAGACCGTCCGGCTCGGCGCCTCCGTCCCGTACACCCAGATCATGGAGGAGCTCCGCACGGAGCTGCCCGGTCTCGCGCTCGCCTCGCACACGGTCGCCTCCCCGCAGATCCGCAACCGCGGCGGCGTCGGCGGCAACCTGGGCACGGCCTCCCCGGCCGGCGACGCCCACCCGGCCCTGCTGGCCGCCGACTGCGAGGTCGAGGTGGAGTCTGTGCGGGGCTCGCGCCTCATCCCGATCGACGAGTTCTACACCGGTGTGAAGCGCAACGCCCTCGCCCCGGACGAGCTCATCAAGACCGTCCACATCAAGAAGGCGGACGGCCCGCAGCAGTACTCGAAGGTCGGCACCCGCAACGCGATGGTCATCGCCGTGTGCGCCTTCGGCATCGCGCTGCACCCCGAGACCCGGACCGTGCGGACCGGCATCGGTTCCGCCGCCCCCACGCCCATCCGGGCGAAGGCGGCCGAGGAATTCCTGAACGCGGCGCTCGAAGAGGGCGGCTTCTGGGACAGCAAGAAGATCATCACCCCCTCGATCGCGAAGCAGTTCGCGGAGCTCGCCTCCGGAGCCGCCAACCCGATCGACGACGTGCGCGGAACGGCGAACTACCGCCGGCACGCCGTCGGGATCATGGCCCGCCGCACGCTCGGCTGGACCTGGGAGTCGTACCGCGGCGAGGGCCGCAGCACTGAGGGAGTCGCATAA
- a CDS encoding PucR family transcriptional regulator, which yields MRLRALLDTDALGLRLLGGEDELDRTVRGVMTTDLRDPSRYLAGGELVLTGLAWRRDASDTEPFVRVLANAGVAALAAGEAELGDIPDDIVQACARHRLPLFAVNETVAFATITEHVVRQVSGERAGDLAAVVDRHRRLMTSGPAGGGPDVVLDLLGTDLDLRAWVLSPAGRVIAGSGAAGNVLPAPLSARLAGEHLAAVRTGRRGPHRVTIDSATYSLFPIRTSGRGAAAASRDVRESVLSDWVLAVEADAGDWPEERLDLLQGVTQLIAVERDRRDAARTVRRRLAQEVLELVQTGAAPAEIAARLRVAAPVLLPGLGTAPHWQVVVARVEWEGGEIDGGPVTQSLLEEILVDPSASGPEPSDRIAVAHTGDEAIALVPLPAVPGEHEGPETGLLADSLLASVHDPLSAGLDGDGRLTLGVSASVHSAEGLRGALEEARHARRVAAARPGRVCAAGHQELASHVLLLPFVPDDVRRAFTARLLDPLREYDQRHRAELIPTLEAFLDSDGSWTRCAARLHLHVNTLRYRVGRIEQLTGRDLSRLEDKLDFFLALRMS from the coding sequence ATGCGGCTGCGCGCACTCCTTGACACCGACGCGCTGGGCCTGCGGCTGCTCGGCGGCGAGGACGAGCTGGACCGCACCGTGCGCGGTGTGATGACCACGGACCTGCGGGACCCCAGCCGCTATCTGGCCGGCGGCGAGCTGGTCCTCACCGGCCTCGCCTGGCGTCGCGACGCCTCCGACACCGAACCGTTCGTACGGGTCCTCGCCAACGCCGGCGTCGCCGCGCTGGCGGCCGGCGAGGCCGAGCTGGGCGACATCCCCGACGACATCGTGCAGGCCTGCGCCCGGCACCGGCTGCCGCTCTTCGCGGTCAACGAGACCGTGGCCTTCGCGACGATCACCGAGCACGTCGTGCGCCAGGTCTCCGGCGAGCGCGCCGGGGACCTGGCCGCCGTCGTCGACCGGCACCGCCGGCTGATGACGTCGGGCCCGGCGGGCGGCGGCCCCGATGTCGTCCTCGACCTGCTCGGCACCGACCTGGACCTGCGGGCCTGGGTCCTGTCGCCCGCGGGGCGCGTGATCGCCGGATCGGGCGCGGCCGGAAACGTCCTGCCCGCGCCGTTGTCCGCGCGGCTCGCCGGGGAGCACCTCGCGGCCGTCAGGACGGGGCGGCGCGGGCCGCACCGCGTGACGATCGACTCGGCCACGTACTCGCTGTTCCCCATTCGGACCAGTGGGCGCGGAGCGGCCGCCGCCTCGCGCGACGTGCGCGAGTCCGTGCTCTCCGACTGGGTGCTCGCGGTGGAGGCCGACGCGGGCGACTGGCCCGAGGAGCGGCTCGACCTGCTCCAGGGCGTCACCCAGCTGATCGCGGTGGAGCGCGACCGGCGCGACGCGGCCCGCACGGTGCGCCGCAGGCTGGCCCAGGAGGTCCTCGAACTGGTGCAGACGGGCGCCGCCCCCGCGGAGATCGCGGCCCGGCTGCGCGTCGCCGCGCCCGTGCTGCTGCCGGGTCTCGGCACGGCTCCGCACTGGCAGGTCGTCGTGGCCCGCGTCGAGTGGGAGGGCGGGGAGATCGACGGCGGCCCCGTCACCCAGTCGCTCCTGGAGGAGATCCTCGTCGACCCGTCGGCGTCGGGCCCCGAGCCGTCCGACCGGATCGCCGTCGCGCACACCGGCGACGAGGCGATCGCCCTCGTACCGCTGCCGGCGGTCCCGGGCGAGCACGAGGGGCCGGAGACGGGCCTGCTGGCGGACTCGCTCCTCGCCTCCGTCCACGACCCGCTGTCGGCGGGCCTGGACGGCGACGGCCGCCTCACGCTCGGCGTCAGCGCGTCCGTGCACTCGGCGGAGGGGCTGCGCGGCGCCCTGGAGGAGGCGCGGCACGCCCGCCGGGTCGCCGCGGCGCGTCCGGGCCGGGTCTGCGCGGCCGGCCACCAGGAGCTCGCCTCGCACGTCCTGCTGCTGCCGTTCGTGCCGGACGACGTGCGCCGGGCGTTCACGGCACGGCTCCTGGACCCGCTGCGCGAGTACGACCAGCGCCACCGCGCGGAGCTCATCCCGACGCTGGAGGCGTTCCTCGACAGCGACGGCTCGTGGACGCGCTGCGCGGCGCGGCTGCACCTCCACGTCAACACGCTGCGCTACCGGGTGGGACGTATCGAGCAGTTGACGGGTCGTGACCTGTCGCGTCTGGAGGACAAGCTCGATTTCTTCCTCGCGCTGCGCATGAGCTGA
- a CDS encoding GntR family transcriptional regulator, which produces MEQTGAREGGPFAGTPRVRVPEQAGTRQAVRRSSVRGQILAALRAALVGGELAPGEVYSAPALAERFGVSATPVREAMQQLATEGAVEVVPNRGFRVVERGARELAELAEVRALIEVPVMLRLARTVPAERWAELRPLAEATATAAAGGDLARYAESDRAFHGAVLSLSGNQQLVQVAEDLHRRSQWPLSSGPVAARRADLLADAAEHMALLDALTTQDLPVVSSLVREHFTGATG; this is translated from the coding sequence GTGGAGCAGACCGGGGCACGCGAGGGGGGTCCTTTCGCCGGGACGCCGCGCGTCCGGGTGCCCGAACAGGCAGGGACGCGTCAGGCGGTCCGGCGCAGCTCCGTGCGCGGACAGATCCTCGCCGCGCTGCGGGCCGCGCTCGTCGGCGGCGAGCTCGCGCCCGGCGAGGTGTACTCGGCGCCGGCCCTCGCCGAACGCTTCGGCGTCTCCGCGACGCCCGTCCGCGAGGCGATGCAGCAGCTGGCCACCGAGGGCGCCGTCGAGGTCGTCCCCAACCGCGGCTTCCGCGTCGTCGAGCGCGGCGCGCGGGAACTGGCGGAGCTCGCCGAGGTGCGGGCGCTGATCGAGGTCCCCGTGATGCTGCGCCTGGCCCGCACGGTGCCCGCGGAGCGCTGGGCCGAGCTGCGGCCGCTGGCCGAGGCGACCGCGACGGCGGCGGCGGGCGGCGACCTGGCCCGCTACGCCGAGTCCGACCGCGCCTTCCACGGCGCGGTCCTCTCCCTCTCCGGCAACCAGCAGCTCGTCCAGGTCGCGGAAGACCTGCACCGCCGCTCGCAGTGGCCCCTGTCGAGCGGCCCCGTGGCGGCCCGCCGCGCCGACCTCCTGGCCGACGCGGCCGAACACATGGCCCTGCTGGACGCCCTGACCACCCAGGACCTGCCGGTGGTCTCGTCCCTGGTCCGCGAACACTTCACGGGCGCGACGGGCTGA
- a CDS encoding (2Fe-2S)-binding protein, translated as MSVPTLAAPVQGAPSAVADSYARLGEVYSGLRITELGHEEQAPQGGGWVTAARLAEGGADLDAFLAWDNAQVLKDYGTQARPDVIASFGLHRYAWPATLLITVPWFLQRRVPRFPVADVSFQRTLGRLAVRADGFACLPDDPAAARPDARVVPDEEALRAEVRASVADHLGPLLDGFGPRMRRRSRALWSVATDEIVEGLWYVAHLLGEEQRAMTELERLLPGATKPYVGTAGFRELTGPNGETLPTRDRASCCMFYTLRPDDTCVTCPRTCDAERIARLSADAEATASA; from the coding sequence ATGTCCGTACCCACGTTGGCCGCACCCGTCCAGGGCGCCCCCAGTGCCGTAGCGGACTCCTACGCCCGCCTGGGCGAGGTCTACTCCGGACTGCGCATCACCGAACTCGGTCACGAGGAACAGGCCCCACAGGGCGGCGGCTGGGTCACCGCCGCCCGGCTCGCGGAGGGCGGGGCCGACCTCGACGCATTCCTGGCGTGGGACAACGCACAGGTCCTCAAGGACTACGGCACCCAGGCCCGCCCGGACGTGATCGCGAGCTTCGGCCTGCACCGCTACGCCTGGCCGGCCACCCTGCTCATCACGGTCCCCTGGTTCCTGCAGCGCCGCGTCCCCCGCTTCCCGGTCGCCGACGTCTCCTTCCAGCGCACGCTGGGCCGTCTGGCCGTACGCGCGGACGGATTCGCCTGTCTGCCGGACGACCCGGCCGCGGCGCGGCCCGACGCCCGCGTCGTACCGGACGAGGAGGCCCTGCGCGCGGAGGTGCGGGCCTCGGTCGCCGACCATCTGGGACCGCTCCTGGACGGCTTCGGCCCACGGATGCGGCGCCGCTCGCGCGCCCTGTGGAGCGTCGCCACGGACGAGATCGTCGAGGGTCTCTGGTACGTGGCGCACCTCCTCGGCGAGGAGCAGCGGGCGATGACGGAGCTGGAGCGGCTGCTGCCCGGCGCCACCAAGCCGTACGTCGGCACGGCGGGGTTCCGTGAGCTGACGGGCCCCAACGGCGAGACGCTGCCGACCCGCGACCGGGCGAGCTGCTGCATGTTCTACACGCTGCGCCCCGACGACACCTGCGTCACCTGCCCGCGCACCTGCGACGCGGAGCGCATCGCGCGGCTGAGCGCGGACGCCGAGGCGACCGCTTCGGCCTGA